The genome window AGGAAGTTTCCATGTCAGGAGCAGGCCTGAGCAAGATGTTCGATATACAGCATAACCACTACCTGTTCGTGGCTTGTGCTTCCTGCGGCTATGTTGAAGTATTTGATCCGGATGTTTTGAAAGGTAAAAAACAAGGGCAGGTAGGGACGATTCTGGATATTCTGTTTGGTGGGTAGACATGCGCGAGTTGACATTGAACTGAATTTTCTTTAATATAACTTAGTACTGAGTAGTGTCATTGCATGAACCAAATTTGAATTAAACAGGTGATATCCATGTCTTATAGACCGCGTATTGCAGATTTAGAACTAGCTTATGGTAACAAGGAAGACGGATTGTACGAATTCAAAATGAATTTGGTAGACGGTACAAAATGCCGTGTATTCTACTCCCGTTCTCCGGAATGGAAGATGACCAATATCAGCCGTCTGCAGAAAACGCCTTGTCCAGTATGTCGCAAAGATTTCATTTGCAAATGTATGGACCAGTGGGCAAGTGACCTGCATCAACAAATGATCGATGACCAATGGATGGAAAAGGCAATTGCTGAGTAATTGTCGGACAAGATACGAGCGTGGGCACAATGCCTGCGCTCTTTTTCTTTATACTTCCTAACAATGCGTGTTCAAAAGTGGACTTTTTGAACCACCTCTATAATTAAATTTTAGAATTAGGAAACAAGATGGCTCAGATTGGGTAAGTTACTCTAACCGCAACAATAGGAGGCAGCCAATATGACAGCAAATCAAACGGATGTGCATCAGGGACATCCCATCGTACTGGTGGATGGCGTCTGTCACTTCTGCCAGGGCTTAACCAAATGGATTATCAAACGTGACCCGGAAGGGAAATATCATTTTGCTTCGCTCCAATCGGATGTGGCCAAGGAACTGCTGGTAAAGGGCAACCTGTCGACAGACAGTATGGATACTTTTGTTCTGATTGAGAATGGAAAATACTATACACGTTCAACGGCCGCACTGCGATTAGCTAAAGGTCTGAAGTTTCCTTATCCATTGTTATATGTGTTCATTATTGTACCGAAATTTATTCGCAATGCAGTCTATAACTGGGTTGCTCGCAACCGTTATCGCTGGTTTGGCAAGGATGAAGCATGCATGTTGCCTACCCCGGAGATCAAAGATCGATTTTTATGATTAATAACGGAAATAATTGGGTAATGACTACAGATCATATCTAATTTGGGAGGACAACAACTTGAAGAAGTGGACTACATTATTTATCGGGGCATTATTAGCAGTAAGCTTGGCAGCATGCGGTAACGACACAGATAATACAGCAACGCCGCCAGCCACTAACAACGAAACATCCAACGAGGGCAATACACCTGCAGAGCAGGAAACAAAGATCCCTACTTTGGACGAACTGATTACCAAAACCAATGCAGCAACGAAAGAAATGAAAAGCTTCACAACTGAAGCAAACATTGATCAGAATCTGAATCTGGATGCGGGTGAACAGTCCCAGGATCAACAGGTTAAAACATCGCTCAAGATGGATATTATCAAAGATCCAATGATGATCTATCAAGAGATGAAAATGGAAATGTCGGGACAGGAAGCCCAGAACGTGAAGCAGTATATCACTTCGGATAAAATCTACTCCCAAGTTGGGGACCAATGGGTTGCGATTCCTGAAGCTCAAACTGCTGCATTAATTGAGCAGATGAAAGCAAGCATGAATCCGGAAGGTGAATTGGAGCAATTCAAAAAGATCCAAGAAGATACTGAAGTAACCGAAGAAGGCGACAATTATGTGATTAACGCTGACGTATCCGGTGATAATGTAAAAGAGTTGGCCAAATCCGTAATGGAGCAAAACGGCTCGGATGCCCAGATGCAAGCGATGCTGGATCAGATGAATATCACCAGCATGAAGATGAAATACATGATCAACAAAGAAACGTATTTGCCGGCAGGTACAGATGTAGCCATGGTCATGGAGATGGAACAGAATGAACAGAAAATGACGATGGACATGAAGATGACCAGTACATTCTCCAACCATGATCAAGTGGAAGAGATCAAGATTCCACAAGAAGCATTGGATAGCGCGAAGTAAATTGGCTGGCACAACTGCCCAAATGAAATGCTGAAGAACATAAGAAGCGATGGACGTACATCCTTGTGTACCATTTACGCGCACCTCTGAATTAGATCTGTGTGAGCCACGAGGTTCACCGGATTCAAGCAGGGGTGTTTTTCTTTTTAAAAGAGAATATGTTCAGGCGTCAAGGTGTTATAGTATAGTCATAATGAAGCAGAGAGGGGAGACAAAAGATGATCGAATATGCACACATTCACCATGTTAGTCTGGCTGTACGAGATCTGGAAGTCGCGAAAAAATTCTATTCGGGGTTACTGGGAATGCAGGAGATTGAACGTCCGGCTTTTCGCTCCACAGGTACATGGTATGCCATCGGTAGCCAGCAGCTTCATCTGTTACAGCACCCGGAGGGTCACACGTTACGTGAGGCTGGGATTGATACAACGGACGGCCACTTTGCGATCTGGGTGACCAGTTATTCAGGGACTATCGCTTGGCTGGAGCAGCAGGGAATTGAGTACGAAGCCAGACCTGATAGTGTAGCGGGATTCGCGCAGATTTTTGTACTTGATCCCGACCGTAACATTATTGAGTTCGATTCACCCTATGAATCCTAAGGATGAAGGGTTAGAATAAATCCCTTGCTCCACCAGAAATTGTATGCTATATTATCCATACATTCATAGCACGTGACGGAAGCACCGTCCATATACTGCATATTCATGCGGTTATTGGGCGGTGCTTTTTTGTGCTTTCTGACAGGGAGGGAAGGGGAATTTGATTGTACTGAAGGTTGTTCTGGTTTCGAAGGATAGAGATTACATTAGCGCATGGCTGGATTTTGTGCAGGGGAGCTCGTCTGGTTTTCATGTTCGTTTCACGGCATTCTCCCAGGGGGATTCCTTCAGGGAGCATATGAATGAGCAAGAAGGTCGGGAATTACCGGATCTGGTTATTGCGGAACCGGAGTTTCTGAATGACTGGCTGAATAACGGGGGAGAAGGATCAGGTGTACCTTGGCTGATGCTTAGTGAAGGCATGGAAGAGGTGGATGAGGCCAAGCGGCTGTTGAAGTACCAACCTCTGCCTGCTTTGCTGGATGCTGTGATGCATGCCTGCCGGCAACCACGCCGCAAGAAGGTGCATCTTCCTGGACAAGAAACTCTCTCCATCGGTGTAGTATCCGCTTCGGGTGGAAGTGGCAAAACGGCGGTAGCCCTGCATATGGCGAAGCAACTGGGACTTGCGGGATATGCTGTTCTTTATCTGAATCTGGAGACGTTGGATAGTACGCTCCCTTTTCTGGAAAAGGGACTAACTAGAAGTGGGCAGCGCCAGCCTGATGCGGGGACGGGATTGTCACGCCTGTTATACGATCTGAAGGTGGGCAGAAAGGAATCCGGCAAGCAGTTACAGGCGCTATCTAAGGACGTGGATGGATATGTGGTCCGGCATGAAGCATTGAAATCCGATGTGTTCTGGCCATTATCGAATCGTAAAGAATTGTTGCAAATGACTCGTGAGGATACGTCGAATCTGCTTCGTTATTTAACCGATAGCGGACAATATGACATGCTGATTCTGGATGGGGACTCAGGTTGGGATGGGCGCAGTGAAGGGGTGCTGGATACAGCAGATGCATTTGTCTGGTTGGTTGAGGATGATATATCTGCCATGCATCGATGGGGACAATGGTTGCAGCATGCTGAGCGAACGAAGCCGGAGGTGTACGAAAGTATCATGGACCGATCACGTTTTGTAGTTAACAAATATCGGGACAATGTTATCAATGCACTTCCACGTCCTGATCTGCATCTGGATGCAGTGTTGCCCTATATCCCTTCTTGGAAACAACTCAGTCAGGAGGAAGTCCTGCTTAGTTCACCGATCTTCCAACGTGAAGTGAAGAGATTATGTGCCATGCTGGTACAAGATGGCGAAGAAGAATTGAAGCAGACGGGACGAATTCAGAAGCAGGATCGGTGGGCACTATGACGGATTCAACCCATAGAATACTGGATCGTGAAGAACAGTTTCAGATGATGCGCAGGGAAGTCAGAGCTGGGCTCGATTTAACCTCTTCAGCAGGAGATGATGAACTGTGGCAAGGGATAGAACGCAAAGTTCTCACCGACCCGAAGCTGGATGATCTGACCTCAGGAGAGCGTCACACGCTGGTACAGCGATTGTTTGACTCCTTTCGTGGATTGGATATTTTGCAGCCACTTGTGGATCATCCCGATATTACGGAAATTATGATCAATAGTCACAAGGAGATTTTTGTGGAGCAGGAAGGTGAAGTCAGCCAGATCACCCTTGAATTTGAGTCCAGGGAACGGCTTGAGGATATTATTCAGATGATTGTGTCTGGTGTAAACCGGATTGTGAATGAGTCTTCGCCAATCGTAGATGCCCGTTTAAAGGATGGTTCACGGGTCAATATCGTGTTGCCTCCCATTGCCTTGAAAGGCCCCACGATGACGATTCGTAAATTCCCCAGTGAACCGATGAAGATGTCCGATCTGATTGAAAAGGGAGCCCTGCATGAAGAAGCGGCAGAATTATTGCAGCAATTGGTACGGAGCAAATATAACATCTTCATTGGAGGGGGGACCGGATCGGGAAAAACGACCTTCCTGAACGCACTATCCCAGTTTATCCCTGCCGATGAGCGGATTATTACCATTGAGGATTCGGCTGAGTTACAGATTGTTACGGTACCCAATCTGGTGTCACTGGAAACGCGGAATGCCAATACCGAAGGCAAGGGGCAGATATCCATTCGGGATCTGATCAAGTCTTCCTTACGGATGCGTCCGAATCGGATTGTGATTGGTGAGGTAAGGGGCGCAGAAGCGCTGGATATGTTACAGGCCATGAACACAGGTCATGATGGATCTTTATCAACTGGGCACGCGAATACCATCTCGGACATGATTAGCAGACTGGAAACGATGGTGCTCAGTGGTGCGGATCTCCCCATTACGGTTGTAAGGCAGCAGATTAGTTCAGCAATTGATATTTTTGTACATCTGTCCCGGCTACGAGATCGCTCACGGCGGGTGACAGAGATTAGTGAAGTGATTGGCATGCAGAACGGTGAGGTTTTGCTGAACCCACTGTTTCGTTTTCAGGAGCAAGAAGAGCGTGAAGGCAAAATTATTGGTGGACTAATACAGGTTGGAAAGTTGAATCAGGTGGATAAAATTCAGATGGCTGGGCTCGGAGAATGGCTGGATGGATACATAGAACAATATAGTACGGAATCGGATTCATCAGATAACAACGTGAATTAAAGTTATTGGAAGGTGATTACTGTTGGGTGAAGCCAGACAGATGTTGACGGATTACACCGTATATACACTTTCCCGGAGACAGCAAATGGTCTGTATGCTGATTAGCGGTCTGTTGTTTTTTGGCATCGGAATTCTGTTCTACCATCACTGGTTGGCTGGGGCAATCCTGGCTGCAGGTTGTATATGGGTACCAAAACATTGGACTAAAGTGCTGCTGGAACGAAAAAGAATGACACTCAGTTTACATTTTAAACAAGCATTATATGCATTATCTTCGGCACTTGCCGCCGGAAAATCGGTGGAAAATGGATTCAAGGAATCCGTAGAGGATCTGCGAATGTTGAACCCGGAAGCAGATACCGATCTGATTCGTGAGTTCACGATATTGCGAACACGGATGGAGTATGGACAACCGATTGAAGAGGCACTACAGGACTTTTCGGATCGGGCACAGATTGAGGACATTACGAACTTTGCAGATGTGTTCATTACTTGTAAACGAACGGGCGGGGATCTGGTTGAAGTCGTGCGCCGCACCTCGGCTGTTATCGGGGAAAAGCTGGATATTCAGCAGGATATTATGGTCGCAGTGGCACAGAAGAAATTTGAATCCAAGGTCATGTTTTCAGCTCCATTTATTTTTTTGATATTTCTCAATCTGACCGCCAAGGACTTTATGGAGCCATTATATAGCGGGATGGGATATCTCATCTCTACTGGTGCACTTGCAGTGTTAGCCTGCTGTTATCTGTGGATTAATCGCATTATGGATATCAAAGTATAAGGAGCTGAAACGATGCTGCTTCCCGTTATAGTCGCAGGGATGCTCGGAGCGGGATGGCTGGTACTGGATCGAACCCGGGGACAGACCTACCGGCATCTGCGCAAACTGGATATGGAAGGATTACGACTGAAGAAATTGCATAGCCCATTCCTGTTCATACTGGACAAGTTCGAGATTGGACGCAGATTGCCTGTGCTCATGTTTCGAATGCAACATGCCATTCAGAAAATGTATGGCATACAGCACAGTGGGGAGAAAACGATGCTCTATTGCGCTGAAATGTTAACCTACACGTGGCTTATGTTACTGGCAGGTTGTTTGTTAACACTTGTTGGAGATATGGGCATCGGAGGTATGGTGGGTGGACTGGCATTAGGAATAGCTTTACCTTTTGCACTCTATAAAGACCTCAATACCAAGGTCCAGCGGAGAGATCAGGACATCCTTATGGAGCTGCCCGAGCTATTGAACCGAATTGTTCTATTAGTAGGCGCCGGGGAGACCGTTCAGCGTGCCATCGTCCACTGTGTCACAAGCCAGGGGGAACGAGATCATCCGCTGTACAACGAACTCAGAAAAACCGTGGGAGATTGGAATAATGGCTACTCGTTTCAACAATCATTTGAACAGTTCAGTCGCCGCTGCGGTGTGCAGGAAGTGACGATCTTTACAACAACGGTGCTGCTGAATTTCCGGCGTGGGGGAGGTGACTTTGTATTGGCGCTGCGGGATCTGTCACATGTGTTGTGGGAGAAACGCAAGGCTGTCAGTCGGGCGAAGGGAGAACAGGCTTCTTCCAAACTGGTGTTTCCGATGGTACTTATCTTTTTTACAATTGTGGTCATGATCGGGACACCTGCTTTTATGATGATGAATATGTAGGAGGAATTGGGATGATGGAATTGATGAAAAGAAAAGTAGCTGGATTTTGGAAGGAAGAGGACGGGCTTGGCACGTTGGAGCTGATTCTGATCATTGGGGTTATTATCATTATTGCTGTGATATTTAGAAAGCAAATAGAGGCATTGGTGACTGACCTTCTTGACAAAGTAGACACAAAAAGTAATGAATTCTTCCCGAATTCTTAGGCTGAAAAAGGAAGAAGGGAGCTTCACCGTTGAAGCCTCCCTGATCTTCCCTGTTGTGCTGTTTATTTTGGTGTTACTGCTATTCTTCACCATGTACATGTATCAAAAGACATTCCTGAATCAACATGCCTATGCAGCTTCCGAACGTGCAGCTTATAGCTGGGACAACAGTCACAAACAGGCGATGACAGGTGAATTCGTCGCTGGGGAACATGACAATCTTTACTGGAGACTGACGGATGATCGGATGCTCGGAGCACTGTTTGGCTGGGCGGGAGCGGACAACCAGGTTAGCGTTTCAATACCTGCTGGTGAAGGCGGAAGTCTCTCGGAACAGAAATTGGCACAAGCAGTTCAACATATGCCCTCAGCCATGAAAGGCACGATTGAGTATCAGAATTCTCTGATTCAGCGAAAAATAACGACCAAGCTGGAACAAGTGATTTCTTTGCCTCTGCCTTCCTTTTTGTTTGATTCAGGGAACCGGGTTCTAACTCAAGGATCATCCGCAGTTGTTGAACCGGTGGAATTCATTCGAACGGTAGATTTGGTCCGTTATTACGCAGCCAAGTTTAAAGGCAAGGGTGGTGCGGCGACCAGTACAGCGGCAGAGGCTGGACAGGTTGTGCAGCATTTTGGCAAAAGCAAAAAATGAGAAAAGGAGGAGGGGGAGCTGTTTAGAAAAAAAGACGGTGAGTTGGGAGCCGTAACCCTTTTTTTAATATTAATATTGGCGGGAGTTTATATGTTTGTCGCCATATTTATTGATTATGCTCGTATTGCTGCCTTCAAGGTGCAGACCGAACGAATGACTCATGCTGCAATGAGATCGGTCATGTCAGCCTATGACACCTCCCTGCGGGAGTACGGTTTATTCGGGTATGGTGACAGCAGTGGGGATGCAATTATGGCGAAAGTGCTGAATGATAGTGTGAAACCCTCGTCTGTAAAAGACAAATTTCCCATTCTGGATATCCAGTGGGATACAACTTCGCTGAGCATGGAGCGTGAACTGGGAAGATACGATATATTTAATCGTCAGATTCAGGAGGATATGAAGTATCGGGCTCCGGTTGATTTTACCCTTGAAGTGATCAATCGGTTCAAACCGATGTCAGACGAGATGAAGGAAGCCGCGCACACGGTAGACTTGCTGAAGAAATTACAAAAGTTATATGACAAACGTGAAGAGTTGTTGGATGAGGCCATTGCCAATCAGATGGAATCGGCAGAGAAACTGAAGAATCTTCCGAAGTTGATCATGGACCCGCCTTCACAGGCTATCTACGATGAGATGCTGGAAGATACACCAGAGACTGCTGCCGAGGCAGCGGCACGTTATGCGGATTATCTGAACAAGCAAAGGGCGGACGAGGGATTGCCGTTCAGAGAGCAACAATACATATTGGAACTGGCTCGTTATCGGACGGGTGTTGGGAATGTGGTGACTGGCATCAGCATGATCATACAGCCCGCTTTACAAGCCCACCAAACGAAGCTGGAGGAAGCACAGTCCAAGATCGAGGAAGCACGCAAGATCAATGAGGAAATGAAACGTGTGATCGCGGAGGGGGAGAACCGTTCGGAGAATGCCAGTTACGACAACGTGGGCAATTCGAACCTGCCTGGAACGAGCCCTGCATCTACAGGATCGGGCACTGAAGCCAAAAGTGCACGTTCTCTTGCTTCGGAGCTTGTGAGGGCAGATAGCCTGTTTGATCAGTTGAAGGCACGAGTGATTTCCCAGAATTCGGACTTCTCTAACGTCAGAAGAGACAACATGGAATTAAATACACAGCTTCGCAGTGTCACGGGTATGAGCGGTGTTCCAATTAAACCCGCGGTTAGACAGGCAAGCCAGATAACAGAACGATACATGGATACTTATGTGCGCAGCGGCCCTGCCAACCTCATCGAACAGAGTAAACAGCAGCTGGAGAGTGGTCGTGGTTCGGACGCCCAGCGTAAAGCAAATGATAAGGAATCCAAAGGGAAATTAAAGGAAGTTAAACGAATCTTGTCGCAGATTCAGAGTGGAAGTTCAGGTTCCATGGACGCTTTCAAACAGCTGGAGGAGTATTACAACGCTAATATAGCTTTTAATGAGGCTAGTCGTGAGGAGTCCAAAAAGGCAGAGATTGCTGGTGATCCCTATGACTCTGGTGGCGATGCCATGAAGGGAATGGACAGTTTATTTGGCGGGATGTCAGGTCTCCTGGATAGCCTGGGTGATGAATTATTCCAAAATGAATACGCTCTAGCCTATTTCAATTCCATGGATTTTGGTCAGTTATTTACCTGGACTGAAGGTGGTGGAGATGCGGGTGATGTTTTCAAATTGGAGAATCAGGAACTGGAGTATATCGTATATGGGTTTCATAATCCATCGGGTAACATCGCTGCGGCATATGCGGAAATCTTCGGGATGCGCCTCGCTATTCGAACCGCAGAAGGATTAATTGAACACAGCAAGTTGGGAAATCCACTTTTGGTGTTATCGGCAGCCATTTTATATGGAATTACAAACGCTATTGCGGATATGGTGAAACTTGCAAAAGAGGGCAGTGTGGAACTGTCCAAATATATCAAAGTCAAATTGACGTATAGGGACCATCTTCGATTGTTCCTCTTG of Paenibacillus sp. FSL R5-0517 contains these proteins:
- a CDS encoding zinc ribbon domain-containing protein, yielding MSIEEMIERRFVCTKCRGTDCNIKEVSMSGAGLSKMFDIQHNHYLFVACASCGYVEVFDPDVLKGKKQGQVGTILDILFGG
- a CDS encoding thiol-disulfide oxidoreductase DCC family protein, whose product is MTANQTDVHQGHPIVLVDGVCHFCQGLTKWIIKRDPEGKYHFASLQSDVAKELLVKGNLSTDSMDTFVLIENGKYYTRSTAALRLAKGLKFPYPLLYVFIIVPKFIRNAVYNWVARNRYRWFGKDEACMLPTPEIKDRFL
- a CDS encoding DUF6612 family protein; protein product: MKKWTTLFIGALLAVSLAACGNDTDNTATPPATNNETSNEGNTPAEQETKIPTLDELITKTNAATKEMKSFTTEANIDQNLNLDAGEQSQDQQVKTSLKMDIIKDPMMIYQEMKMEMSGQEAQNVKQYITSDKIYSQVGDQWVAIPEAQTAALIEQMKASMNPEGELEQFKKIQEDTEVTEEGDNYVINADVSGDNVKELAKSVMEQNGSDAQMQAMLDQMNITSMKMKYMINKETYLPAGTDVAMVMEMEQNEQKMTMDMKMTSTFSNHDQVEEIKIPQEALDSAK
- a CDS encoding VOC family protein — its product is MIEYAHIHHVSLAVRDLEVAKKFYSGLLGMQEIERPAFRSTGTWYAIGSQQLHLLQHPEGHTLREAGIDTTDGHFAIWVTSYSGTIAWLEQQGIEYEARPDSVAGFAQIFVLDPDRNIIEFDSPYES
- a CDS encoding ParA family protein; translated protein: MIVLKVVLVSKDRDYISAWLDFVQGSSSGFHVRFTAFSQGDSFREHMNEQEGRELPDLVIAEPEFLNDWLNNGGEGSGVPWLMLSEGMEEVDEAKRLLKYQPLPALLDAVMHACRQPRRKKVHLPGQETLSIGVVSASGGSGKTAVALHMAKQLGLAGYAVLYLNLETLDSTLPFLEKGLTRSGQRQPDAGTGLSRLLYDLKVGRKESGKQLQALSKDVDGYVVRHEALKSDVFWPLSNRKELLQMTREDTSNLLRYLTDSGQYDMLILDGDSGWDGRSEGVLDTADAFVWLVEDDISAMHRWGQWLQHAERTKPEVYESIMDRSRFVVNKYRDNVINALPRPDLHLDAVLPYIPSWKQLSQEEVLLSSPIFQREVKRLCAMLVQDGEEELKQTGRIQKQDRWAL
- a CDS encoding ATPase, T2SS/T4P/T4SS family yields the protein MTDSTHRILDREEQFQMMRREVRAGLDLTSSAGDDELWQGIERKVLTDPKLDDLTSGERHTLVQRLFDSFRGLDILQPLVDHPDITEIMINSHKEIFVEQEGEVSQITLEFESRERLEDIIQMIVSGVNRIVNESSPIVDARLKDGSRVNIVLPPIALKGPTMTIRKFPSEPMKMSDLIEKGALHEEAAELLQQLVRSKYNIFIGGGTGSGKTTFLNALSQFIPADERIITIEDSAELQIVTVPNLVSLETRNANTEGKGQISIRDLIKSSLRMRPNRIVIGEVRGAEALDMLQAMNTGHDGSLSTGHANTISDMISRLETMVLSGADLPITVVRQQISSAIDIFVHLSRLRDRSRRVTEISEVIGMQNGEVLLNPLFRFQEQEEREGKIIGGLIQVGKLNQVDKIQMAGLGEWLDGYIEQYSTESDSSDNNVN
- a CDS encoding type II secretion system F family protein, which encodes MLTDYTVYTLSRRQQMVCMLISGLLFFGIGILFYHHWLAGAILAAGCIWVPKHWTKVLLERKRMTLSLHFKQALYALSSALAAGKSVENGFKESVEDLRMLNPEADTDLIREFTILRTRMEYGQPIEEALQDFSDRAQIEDITNFADVFITCKRTGGDLVEVVRRTSAVIGEKLDIQQDIMVAVAQKKFESKVMFSAPFIFLIFLNLTAKDFMEPLYSGMGYLISTGALAVLACCYLWINRIMDIKV
- a CDS encoding type II secretion system F family protein — translated: MLLPVIVAGMLGAGWLVLDRTRGQTYRHLRKLDMEGLRLKKLHSPFLFILDKFEIGRRLPVLMFRMQHAIQKMYGIQHSGEKTMLYCAEMLTYTWLMLLAGCLLTLVGDMGIGGMVGGLALGIALPFALYKDLNTKVQRRDQDILMELPELLNRIVLLVGAGETVQRAIVHCVTSQGERDHPLYNELRKTVGDWNNGYSFQQSFEQFSRRCGVQEVTIFTTTVLLNFRRGGGDFVLALRDLSHVLWEKRKAVSRAKGEQASSKLVFPMVLIFFTIVVMIGTPAFMMMNM
- a CDS encoding Flp1 family type IVb pilin, coding for MMELMKRKVAGFWKEEDGLGTLELILIIGVIIIIAVIFRKQIEALVTDLLDKVDTKSNEFFPNS
- a CDS encoding TadE/TadG family type IV pilus assembly protein; the encoded protein is MNSSRILRLKKEEGSFTVEASLIFPVVLFILVLLLFFTMYMYQKTFLNQHAYAASERAAYSWDNSHKQAMTGEFVAGEHDNLYWRLTDDRMLGALFGWAGADNQVSVSIPAGEGGSLSEQKLAQAVQHMPSAMKGTIEYQNSLIQRKITTKLEQVISLPLPSFLFDSGNRVLTQGSSAVVEPVEFIRTVDLVRYYAAKFKGKGGAATSTAAEAGQVVQHFGKSKK